One region of Acidimicrobiia bacterium genomic DNA includes:
- a CDS encoding RNA polymerase sigma factor, whose amino-acid sequence MSRDNPVDETDADLIRRSLVDSPMFAVIFDRHYGSIHRYLVRRLGPEVGGELSSETFLRAFNQRDRFDPSHLSARPWLFGIAANLARMEARRRYLESRSLGLGPASTGPEDFAADVAVRLDAMEEARKVGLYAFLERLRESDRQVLLFYALGDLTQGEIALALGIPLGTVKSRLHRTRAALRELFEPERQSGPHERDSTR is encoded by the coding sequence GTGAGTCGGGATAACCCCGTCGACGAGACCGACGCCGACCTGATTCGACGCTCGCTGGTTGACTCGCCGATGTTTGCCGTGATCTTCGATCGTCACTACGGGTCGATCCATCGGTATCTGGTCCGGCGTCTCGGCCCTGAGGTCGGTGGCGAGTTGTCGTCGGAGACCTTTCTCCGAGCCTTCAACCAACGGGACCGTTTCGACCCGTCCCATCTGTCGGCGCGTCCTTGGCTGTTCGGGATCGCCGCCAATCTGGCAAGGATGGAAGCACGACGACGTTACCTGGAGTCACGATCCCTCGGACTGGGTCCGGCGTCCACCGGGCCGGAGGACTTCGCAGCAGATGTAGCGGTGAGGCTCGACGCTATGGAGGAAGCTCGAAAGGTGGGCCTCTACGCTTTCTTGGAGCGACTGCGGGAATCGGACCGTCAGGTCCTCCTGTTCTACGCGTTGGGGGATCTCACTCAGGGCGAGATCGCCTTGGCGCTTGGCATTCCGCTCGGAACGGTGAAGTCCCGGCTGCATCGGACACGGGCCGCGCTGCGAGAACTGTTTGAGCCCGAACGGCAAAGCGGTCCCCACGAGAGAGACAGTACGCGATGA
- a CDS encoding GlsB/YeaQ/YmgE family stress response membrane protein, giving the protein MIIIGVLLAVLVALFVFGFVGGLAGAIVGGGREERSLLVNVGIGLVGSLLGGTLWNVIQDRGLEFTWGGFIASLSGSVLLLLIVRMIRNRRTPWGS; this is encoded by the coding sequence GTGATCATCATCGGAGTCCTTCTGGCGGTGTTGGTGGCTCTGTTCGTCTTTGGTTTTGTGGGTGGCCTTGCAGGCGCGATCGTCGGTGGTGGCCGTGAAGAGAGGAGCCTTCTCGTCAACGTCGGCATCGGCCTAGTCGGGTCGCTCCTTGGTGGGACTCTCTGGAACGTCATTCAGGACCGCGGCCTGGAATTCACCTGGGGTGGGTTCATTGCCTCGTTGTCGGGCTCTGTCCTATTGCTCCTCATCGTGCGGATGATCCGCAACAGACGCACCCCATGGGGTTCCTAA